One genomic region from Caldisericaceae bacterium encodes:
- a CDS encoding YraN family protein, with the protein MKNSLGRIGEEKAVRFLKENKFKILERNYRTPFGEIDIIAEKLKTLYFVEVKTRSSVLFGRGSEAIGETKISHIKNSIDFYLKGRDVDYKIAVIDILKSGDTFEINFFTDIF; encoded by the coding sequence GTGAAAAACTCTTTGGGTAGAATAGGAGAAGAAAAGGCAGTCCGATTTCTTAAAGAGAACAAATTCAAAATTCTTGAAAGGAATTATAGAACGCCTTTTGGAGAAATAGACATAATAGCAGAAAAGTTGAAAACACTATATTTTGTTGAGGTAAAAACAAGGAGCAGTGTTTTATTCGGTAGAGGTAGTGAAGCAATAGGAGAGACAAAAATTAGTCACATCAAAAATTCAATTGACTTCTACCTTAAAGGAAGAGATGTAGACTATAAAATAGCAGTCATTGACATCTTAAAATCAGGTGATACCTTTGAGATCAACTTTTTTACAGATATTTTTTAA
- a CDS encoding ribonuclease HII encodes MEKILKVGVDEVGRGPLAGPVVSAAVAITTKIEGIKDSKKLSPKKRLSLFYEIINKAVSVGVGVATVEEIDKLNILNATLLSMKRALESFEISLKNKESGSYSIFVLVDGNKKINDIPFKQKTVVSGDSFIYEISCASIVAKVYRDWIMDSLADVFPHYGFEKNKGYGTKEHFKAIETHGKTPIHREKFLRKLYSEKLFG; translated from the coding sequence GTGGAGAAAATCCTTAAAGTCGGAGTAGATGAGGTTGGAAGAGGCCCTTTAGCAGGGCCTGTAGTTTCCGCAGCCGTTGCAATTACAACCAAAATAGAAGGAATTAAAGACTCAAAAAAACTTTCTCCTAAGAAACGACTTTCTCTCTTTTATGAAATCATCAATAAAGCAGTTTCCGTAGGTGTTGGTGTTGCTACTGTTGAAGAAATTGATAAGCTAAACATACTAAATGCAACTTTACTTTCTATGAAACGTGCCTTGGAAAGTTTTGAAATTTCTCTAAAAAATAAGGAAAGCGGCTCTTATTCAATTTTTGTTTTGGTTGACGGTAATAAAAAAATTAATGACATTCCTTTTAAGCAAAAGACTGTTGTTTCTGGTGATTCCTTTATCTACGAGATAAGTTGTGCTTCTATTGTTGCAAAAGTCTATAGGGATTGGATTATGGATAGTCTTGCGGATGTTTTTCCTCACTACGGGTTTGAAAAAAATAAAGGGTATGGAACAAAAGAACATTTTAAAGCAATTGAAACCCATGGAAAAACACCAATTCACAGGGAGAAATTTTTAAGGAAGTTATATAGTGAAAAACTCTTTGGGTAG
- the lepB gene encoding signal peptidase I, which yields MDDFVKEIRNWIILLVSAFLLSFLIRAYVIQPYRVEMTSMVSTLQPNDLVLVEKISYRFYKPQRGDIVVFTPPNNSTDKYIKRVIGLPNETISIQNGVVFINDKPLKEPYINSPMQDMGEVKIPSDSVFVMGDNRSVSLDSRSFGPIKISSIIGKAIVVYWPLNHLKYLLAYSGENP from the coding sequence ATGGATGATTTTGTAAAAGAAATTCGAAACTGGATTATTTTATTAGTAAGTGCATTCCTATTGTCGTTTTTAATAAGGGCTTATGTAATACAACCCTATAGAGTGGAAATGACCTCAATGGTTTCAACTCTTCAACCTAATGACCTTGTTTTGGTAGAAAAGATATCTTACAGATTCTATAAACCTCAAAGAGGCGATATTGTTGTCTTTACTCCTCCAAATAACTCAACTGATAAGTATATCAAAAGAGTAATTGGTCTTCCCAATGAAACTATTTCAATTCAAAATGGTGTTGTTTTCATTAACGATAAACCATTAAAAGAACCTTATATAAACTCACCTATGCAGGATATGGGGGAAGTTAAGATACCCTCTGATTCAGTTTTTGTTATGGGAGATAATAGGTCAGTGAGTCTTGATTCACGTTCATTTGGTCCTATTAAAATTTCAAGTATTATTGGAAAGGCAATTGTTGTATATTGGCCCTTAAATCACCTTAAATATTTACTTGCGTATAGTGGAGAAAATCCTTAA
- the rplS gene encoding 50S ribosomal protein L19, giving the protein MKEVIKEIENEYIKERPEFSVGDTVRVHVRVKESGKERVQVFEGVVIAKSSGNINASFTVRKVSYGVGVERVFPLHSPLIKKIETKRKGDVRRAKLYYLRSRVGKAQVVKEKVETPNKEKVEKNSEE; this is encoded by the coding sequence ATGAAGGAAGTTATTAAGGAAATTGAAAACGAGTATATTAAGGAAAGACCTGAATTTAGTGTAGGCGATACCGTAAGGGTACATGTAAGAGTGAAAGAAAGCGGAAAAGAAAGAGTTCAAGTATTTGAAGGCGTGGTAATTGCCAAAAGTTCGGGTAATATTAACGCATCATTTACTGTAAGGAAAGTGTCATACGGTGTTGGTGTCGAAAGAGTTTTTCCCTTACATTCGCCTTTAATTAAGAAGATTGAAACAAAAAGAAAAGGTGATGTCCGAAGAGCAAAGCTTTACTACCTTAGAAGTAGGGTTGGTAAAGCCCAAGTTGTTAAGGAAAAAGTTGAAACACCAAACAAAGAAAAGGTAGAGAAAAATAGCGAAGAGTAA